The following are encoded in a window of Paenibacillaceae bacterium GAS479 genomic DNA:
- a CDS encoding Right handed beta helix region has product MQAASSIYVRDFKQGDDAERIRAAIQRALATGAERVVFEAGRYLLQSTVTIQTEGFAHDAGSPDEGFKASHLVILRANKLTLQGAVDEFGEPATILVGYNDGQIHDYLPSILWCEDCTDLALRDIAFTREPEFASAGVVVHKDASRIVVEVFEGNPCSETMGAYCMNRFDPLTGSLVGESVTYGDGAGNPFIRTGERLLTLDSPMVAGKVEVGEHLSWHQGARTDFQTYFARCDRLSLSNIRTFNANGFAMLTENCRDISADRVVFRPDGNRLFTAPRDAWKLFKCSGNIDINRMVVEGVRMDGQNMHSNWLVLQGVLSAREAVFFCKYTFAPLVVGSDVELHDGERVIKVRIASWNHMGKGEHGHYYGIEFEQDLPEEAREGMLGAANCWEPDRYICRDSEFVNIAGAGHLVRCDHLYILNCTYRNTMNPGILLGAELPIHSEGGHATDIVIKNCEFDNCGFFPRYEAAGCIGVKSAGFQGKFNRDILIVNNVMRNSRIGVHVIDGDEVYLIGNTFESVEEPVLTDEAVGGRIYEMNHRIVE; this is encoded by the coding sequence ATGCAAGCGGCGTCAAGCATCTATGTGAGGGATTTTAAGCAAGGAGATGACGCGGAGCGAATTCGCGCAGCGATTCAACGCGCGCTTGCTACGGGTGCGGAACGGGTTGTTTTTGAAGCGGGTCGATATCTCCTTCAGAGTACCGTTACCATTCAAACAGAGGGCTTCGCACATGATGCCGGCAGCCCGGATGAAGGATTTAAGGCATCTCATCTTGTCATCCTGAGAGCGAACAAGCTGACGCTGCAAGGTGCAGTGGATGAGTTTGGCGAGCCAGCCACTATATTAGTCGGTTACAATGACGGGCAAATTCACGATTATTTGCCATCTATTTTATGGTGCGAGGATTGTACGGACTTGGCCTTGCGGGATATTGCATTTACCCGGGAGCCGGAATTTGCCTCGGCAGGCGTCGTTGTTCATAAGGATGCAAGCCGCATCGTAGTAGAGGTGTTCGAGGGCAATCCTTGCAGTGAGACGATGGGTGCTTATTGTATGAACCGCTTCGATCCGTTGACCGGCAGCCTCGTAGGTGAGAGTGTAACTTATGGCGATGGCGCGGGCAATCCGTTTATTCGGACGGGAGAGCGGTTATTGACGCTGGATAGCCCTATGGTAGCCGGCAAAGTTGAGGTTGGTGAGCATCTTTCCTGGCATCAAGGAGCGCGCACGGATTTCCAGACGTATTTTGCCCGCTGCGATCGGCTGAGCTTATCGAATATCCGGACTTTCAATGCTAATGGCTTCGCCATGTTAACGGAAAATTGCCGGGACATCTCGGCGGACCGCGTCGTATTCCGTCCGGACGGTAATCGATTGTTTACGGCGCCAAGAGATGCGTGGAAGCTGTTCAAATGCAGCGGCAATATTGACATCAACCGGATGGTTGTAGAAGGCGTGCGGATGGATGGCCAGAATATGCACAGCAATTGGCTTGTGCTGCAAGGCGTCTTGAGCGCTCGCGAGGCGGTATTCTTTTGCAAATATACCTTTGCACCGCTAGTGGTAGGTAGTGATGTGGAACTGCATGACGGGGAGCGAGTCATCAAAGTCCGGATCGCTAGCTGGAACCATATGGGCAAAGGAGAGCATGGCCATTATTACGGGATTGAATTCGAGCAGGATCTGCCCGAAGAGGCTCGTGAAGGCATGCTAGGAGCTGCGAACTGCTGGGAGCCGGATCGGTATATATGCCGGGATTCTGAATTCGTCAACATTGCTGGTGCGGGCCATCTCGTGCGTTGCGATCATCTATACATCCTAAACTGCACATACAGGAACACGATGAATCCAGGTATTCTGCTCGGTGCGGAGCTGCCCATTCATTCGGAGGGCGGCCACGCAACGGACATCGTTATCAAAAACTGTGAATTCGACAACTGCGGCTTCTTTCCAAGATACGAGGCAGCGGGCTGTATTGGGGTCAAATCGGCGGGCTTCCAGGGAAAGTTTAACCGTGATATTTTGATCGTTAACAATGTTATGCGCAATTCACGAATCGGCGTCCATGTCATCGACGGGGATGAAGTCTACCTGATTGGCAATACGTTTGAGAGCGTGGAAGAACCGGTGCTGACCGACGAAGCAGTGGGCGGGCGGATTTATGAAATGAATCATCGAATAGTCGAATAG
- a CDS encoding AraC-type DNA-binding protein, giving the protein MNPNWEPDLLFYTFIEMTPEFQKPHDTYSHWAGFIVDEGGFDYQLGNLTPWLKAERNDWIIVPPDTIFRRVTSGLSFHFFGFDWKGRSPQRLDEVTSAYGRVRPGHTRRFRSTTALLRESMSDHSPTAQLYRKHLLRDLWLLHVLETHQQSLTVPASDNPLARRALRLLREHSATGPAVNAAAYELGLSPVQLNRLFRKEFQMTPSEYVQRIRMEKVKQLLEKTPLTLSDIAERCGFADEHHLSKSFKKSFGINPSIYRKSHTIHV; this is encoded by the coding sequence ATGAATCCTAACTGGGAGCCGGATTTGCTGTTTTACACCTTTATTGAAATGACACCGGAATTCCAAAAGCCGCACGATACCTACTCCCACTGGGCCGGTTTTATCGTCGATGAAGGTGGTTTTGACTATCAGCTCGGTAATTTGACTCCATGGTTAAAAGCGGAGCGAAACGACTGGATCATCGTGCCCCCAGACACGATTTTTCGCCGTGTCACGAGCGGGCTAAGCTTTCATTTTTTTGGCTTCGATTGGAAAGGCCGCAGTCCACAACGGCTTGATGAGGTAACAAGCGCATACGGCCGGGTTCGCCCCGGCCATACGCGCCGCTTTCGCTCCACTACGGCGCTGCTGCGGGAGTCCATGTCCGATCACAGCCCTACCGCCCAATTATACAGGAAGCATCTGTTGCGCGATTTGTGGTTGCTCCATGTCTTAGAAACCCATCAGCAGTCGCTTACTGTTCCGGCGAGCGACAATCCCCTTGCCCGGCGCGCTCTGCGCCTGCTTCGGGAGCATTCGGCCACAGGCCCTGCGGTTAATGCCGCCGCCTATGAGCTTGGGCTCAGTCCCGTGCAGCTCAATCGCCTGTTCCGCAAGGAATTCCAAATGACGCCGAGCGAGTACGTACAGCGAATTCGCATGGAGAAGGTGAAACAGCTCCTTGAGAAAACTCCGCTTACGCTGTCTGACATCGCAGAACGCTGCGGCTTTGCAGACGAACATCATTTGAGTAAAAGCTTTAAAAAATCATTCGGCATAAACCCATCGATTTACCGTAAATCGCATACGATCCACGTGTAA
- a CDS encoding Sugar phosphate permease yields MRCSGSIGPLWIRSSSKSNGRQCLGSMDEARITMSNYQKLLSVFVLSFGAASIFTLPYIKYVFYEPLLEALQATNGQVGMLLTLYAAVHLLLYIPGGWLADRFNTKLILVLSFISTGLLCIWFAIDMTLRSATIIWTLLGITTGFGYWAATIKSVRMIGGKREQGRLYGFYESFQGIVGMGFSFAALALISLFDTSVAGLKATVLFYGTMNFVSAFIIALWYRSAGEEKSEAVELADAMPMSPELLNSTPEFQTSTPSPTIPKPSTSTGFMQVLRIPQVWLVSLIVFASYGLFAGQTYFTPYMTDVWGMSAAAASVVAIIRTSLIRFVISPIGGIIADRIGSVSKVLWICNALAGVLLLSLLVTGGHGTSGVAITLIMLSAAVTYIAFGIMWAAMEEAGIPRAVAGSAVGIISIIGYLPDMFIHLLFGWFLDRFGSSGYTGIIGCLAGLCALGFASSLLLYRSRSKGRKLTAGHSALEI; encoded by the coding sequence GTGCGGTGCTCTGGAAGCATTGGACCTCTATGGATCAGGAGTTCATCTAAAAGCAATGGGCGGCAGTGCCTCGGGAGTATGGATGAGGCGAGGATAACGATGAGCAACTATCAAAAACTGCTGTCTGTATTTGTCCTTTCATTTGGCGCTGCGTCTATCTTTACGTTGCCCTATATTAAATACGTGTTTTACGAGCCGCTTCTGGAAGCTCTCCAGGCAACAAACGGCCAAGTCGGCATGCTGCTGACTCTCTATGCGGCCGTGCATTTGCTGCTTTACATTCCGGGAGGCTGGCTAGCTGACCGGTTCAATACAAAGCTGATTCTCGTGCTGTCGTTTATTAGCACTGGACTGCTCTGCATCTGGTTCGCCATCGACATGACGCTCCGCTCCGCGACGATCATCTGGACATTGCTCGGCATTACGACCGGCTTCGGCTATTGGGCCGCAACGATCAAAAGCGTCCGCATGATCGGCGGCAAGCGCGAGCAGGGTCGGCTCTACGGCTTCTATGAATCGTTTCAAGGCATCGTTGGCATGGGCTTTTCTTTTGCGGCGCTGGCGCTTATATCGCTGTTTGATACGTCGGTCGCCGGACTAAAGGCAACGGTGCTGTTTTACGGTACGATGAATTTTGTCTCTGCCTTCATTATTGCCCTATGGTATCGTTCCGCAGGAGAGGAAAAGTCGGAAGCTGTGGAGCTTGCAGATGCCATGCCGATGAGCCCGGAGCTGCTGAATTCAACACCGGAATTTCAGACATCCACACCTTCCCCCACTATACCTAAGCCCTCTACCAGCACCGGTTTCATGCAGGTGCTGCGGATTCCGCAAGTTTGGCTCGTATCGCTCATCGTGTTCGCCAGTTATGGCCTGTTCGCCGGACAGACTTATTTCACACCTTATATGACCGATGTATGGGGAATGTCCGCTGCTGCCGCCAGCGTTGTTGCCATCATCCGAACCTCACTCATTCGGTTCGTCATCTCTCCAATCGGCGGGATCATCGCAGACCGGATCGGCTCGGTATCCAAGGTGTTATGGATCTGCAACGCCCTCGCCGGAGTCCTGCTGCTCTCGCTTCTCGTTACGGGCGGTCATGGCACCTCCGGGGTGGCGATTACTCTGATCATGCTATCGGCCGCCGTCACTTATATCGCGTTCGGCATCATGTGGGCGGCCATGGAGGAAGCCGGCATTCCGCGTGCGGTCGCTGGAAGCGCGGTCGGAATCATATCCATCATCGGATACTTGCCCGACATGTTCATTCATCTGCTGTTCGGATGGTTTCTCGACCGGTTCGGCAGCTCCGGCTATACCGGCATCATTGGTTGTTTAGCCGGCCTATGCGCGCTTGGTTTCGCCAGCTCCCTCCTGCTCTATCGGAGCCGGAGCAAGGGCCGGAAGCTTACAGCCGGGCATTCCGCGCTAGAAATTTGA
- a CDS encoding transcriptional regulator, GntR family, with protein MKHQSLKDKVYDYISHGIQSGGLTPDQRITEQEVCSQLGVSRTPAREALLQLAADGLLVQIPRKGFVVKRFDKSEKLQTYEAIALLDSFIAVSVAAELTEDQLLRMQELTERIDIAVKYKNYPEYLKLQNDFHNIYIYACGNAVLIKLLDSLRNGFVPQTYVGQDENKLFALLKTCNDEHKELLQAFSIKDKERVRAVLWKHWTSMDQEFI; from the coding sequence ATGAAACATCAATCATTAAAAGATAAAGTGTATGATTATATTTCCCATGGAATTCAATCGGGCGGATTGACGCCGGATCAACGGATTACGGAACAGGAGGTATGCTCACAGCTCGGTGTAAGCCGAACTCCCGCCCGGGAAGCGCTGCTGCAGTTGGCAGCAGACGGCCTGCTCGTCCAGATTCCGCGCAAAGGATTTGTCGTAAAGCGCTTTGATAAATCCGAGAAGCTGCAAACCTATGAAGCGATCGCGCTGCTCGACAGTTTTATCGCTGTATCTGTTGCAGCAGAGCTGACAGAGGATCAGTTATTACGCATGCAGGAATTGACCGAGCGGATCGATATTGCCGTTAAATACAAAAACTACCCCGAGTATTTGAAGCTCCAGAATGATTTTCACAACATATACATCTACGCCTGCGGCAACGCCGTGCTCATCAAGCTGCTGGATTCGCTCCGCAATGGATTTGTTCCCCAAACGTACGTCGGCCAGGACGAGAACAAATTGTTCGCCCTCCTAAAAACATGCAACGACGAGCATAAGGAACTGCTCCAGGCCTTCTCCATCAAAGATAAGGAGCGCGTACGTGCGGTGCTCTGGAAGCATTGGACCTCTATGGATCAGGAGTTCATCTAA
- a CDS encoding Predicted arabinose efflux permease, MFS family: MRKAQIVMLHPHKMLILAVMGCTQAAIFLVPYMTSAFYDPILNALDITNTQLGVLMTIYGILALITVFPGGWLADRVDTKKLILSCLLISSVIGVVAAFVMEYVVYCILWGLLGVICNLLYWSAAIKTVRFVGDEHEQGKAYGYFNAFNFGASSLFNAGGVAILAGFAASSMLGLRYILLYFSVLCLLAAVLVKFFVASIEPESSTREQPGSAPPRSSLRDIVHVLRKKQVWLFAIISFCCYSVLQISTYFTPYFGDVMNLNVASAGLIYVLTGPLSIMFGPIFGILSDWLKSAVKLITVLMALSLGLLAIMIFSPEVSLTTAIAVDALIVVGGGGAYTIMFASMDELGIERKYAGISVGLVSVIAYSPDSFMYILFGSWLDKFGNEGYDRIFIYSAVLCVIAVTAGITLMLSGRKVKAEAAAQSKLPIGAETQL, from the coding sequence ATGAGAAAAGCGCAAATCGTGATGTTACATCCCCACAAAATGCTCATCCTTGCGGTTATGGGTTGTACGCAAGCCGCCATCTTCCTTGTCCCTTACATGACCAGCGCTTTTTACGATCCGATCCTGAATGCACTGGATATCACAAATACGCAGCTGGGCGTTCTGATGACGATATACGGCATTCTTGCGCTGATCACAGTGTTTCCAGGCGGATGGCTCGCCGATCGCGTTGATACCAAAAAACTGATTCTCTCCTGCCTGCTCATTTCGTCCGTCATCGGCGTTGTTGCAGCATTTGTCATGGAGTACGTCGTCTACTGTATTCTGTGGGGGCTGCTAGGCGTTATCTGCAATCTGCTCTATTGGTCCGCCGCTATCAAAACAGTCCGCTTCGTCGGCGATGAGCATGAACAGGGGAAAGCATATGGATACTTTAACGCATTCAACTTTGGGGCCAGTTCCCTGTTCAATGCCGGCGGCGTAGCCATTCTCGCCGGATTTGCCGCCTCTTCCATGCTCGGCTTGCGGTACATTCTTCTGTATTTTAGCGTGTTATGCCTGCTTGCTGCGGTGCTCGTCAAATTTTTCGTGGCCTCGATCGAACCGGAAAGCAGCACGAGGGAGCAACCTGGCTCCGCGCCGCCCCGCTCCTCTCTTCGGGATATTGTGCATGTACTCCGCAAAAAACAAGTGTGGCTGTTTGCCATCATCAGCTTCTGCTGTTACAGCGTGCTTCAAATCTCCACGTACTTCACTCCGTATTTCGGCGATGTAATGAATCTGAACGTCGCTTCCGCAGGTCTCATCTATGTGCTCACCGGACCGCTCAGCATTATGTTCGGCCCGATATTCGGGATTTTGAGCGATTGGCTTAAATCGGCCGTCAAGCTGATTACGGTGCTCATGGCTCTTAGCCTCGGGCTGCTGGCCATCATGATTTTCAGCCCCGAAGTATCGCTCACTACGGCGATTGCGGTAGATGCGCTCATCGTCGTCGGCGGCGGAGGCGCCTACACAATCATGTTCGCTTCAATGGATGAATTGGGGATAGAACGAAAGTATGCAGGCATCTCCGTTGGACTGGTGTCGGTCATCGCTTACTCTCCGGACTCCTTCATGTATATCCTGTTCGGTAGCTGGCTGGACAAGTTCGGCAATGAGGGTTATGACCGGATCTTCATTTATTCCGCTGTGCTCTGTGTCATTGCCGTCACTGCCGGTATCACGCTTATGCTCTCGGGCCGTAAAGTCAAGGCAGAGGCAGCGGCACAATCGAAGCTTCCTATAGGCGCCGAAACTCAGCTTTAG
- a CDS encoding Zinc carboxypeptidase codes for MLITTTPGREYPLWRYALLFSELEGKLNELREKHPSYVRIEKSGLSHEGRDLFTVIIANDVTDESIRSYEAFRERSLRQPDEIITDIRSGKCYAIPLYFNCNLHGHEISGTDGLLSFIEEIVGTEMSRLLDDAFIIISICANPDGRARGIDLFNAHGIDLNRDMAAQTQPETRAIIEHALARFFPVTMVDMHGYMGAGNIMIDACTPPHNPNIEYDLLEPHMHRNAQKMADVIQERLRLKTDIPALLWKDGWEDYSPIYTSTYSQSFGCIAHTLETNFPNEEGAAVTHCGALGSLLYAIEHKNELLINQCEYFRRGITGSTKAKPGPAFYVIPYDQETQRDLSVTKNMLEILLRNRIRVYRSIPSGDYVIPTAQPLRGLIHNLLWKGEDVTEQAENMYDVSFYSHPVMRGITAIELNQLADGTGLSEVSEIAAIAGVFTSDDSLSHYSFSSGTNDSIKLVHFLLRRNITVYRASHSTEHAEAGDFFFKKTADEAWLEDFLSGQDIRMRAAAALPSEAHVVRSPKVLIVSDSGGVYEVLKDWGFNADFLPFSELNGGYEIKPEEYDVFLLGGTRLHLWSDPFDDSQIGVGYGNTWALRQRGRDEVLRAAGLFDNLIMYGYSGMIVNETLGFIPGASSLLKGSEHKNEHEDWHLNTSSGSFNMTFDPTDPIGYGFNPKETFYLVGPHGLVASAEAKAPVSFAAPSFINGWCKNEDAYCGNPAVLYTQQNGRTNVLMGIDPCFRKYTDASFHIMANTLLLTAYA; via the coding sequence ATGCTGATTACGACAACGCCCGGACGTGAATATCCTCTTTGGCGCTACGCCTTGCTTTTCTCTGAGCTTGAGGGCAAATTGAATGAACTGCGGGAAAAGCATCCTTCTTATGTACGCATTGAAAAATCCGGTCTTTCTCATGAGGGCAGGGATTTATTCACCGTCATTATTGCCAATGATGTGACGGACGAGAGCATTCGCAGCTACGAGGCTTTCCGAGAGCGCTCGCTCCGCCAGCCGGATGAGATCATTACGGATATCCGCAGCGGAAAGTGTTATGCCATTCCTCTTTATTTCAATTGCAATCTTCACGGCCACGAAATCTCGGGAACCGACGGCTTGCTGAGCTTCATTGAGGAAATCGTTGGAACGGAGATGAGCAGGCTGCTCGATGATGCATTCATCATCATTTCCATCTGCGCAAATCCCGATGGCAGAGCTCGGGGCATTGATCTTTTCAACGCTCATGGCATTGATCTCAACCGGGATATGGCCGCCCAGACCCAGCCGGAGACACGCGCCATTATCGAGCATGCCCTTGCCCGCTTTTTCCCCGTCACAATGGTCGACATGCACGGTTATATGGGCGCCGGCAACATCATGATCGACGCCTGCACTCCGCCCCACAACCCCAATATTGAATACGATCTGCTTGAGCCGCATATGCACCGTAACGCGCAAAAGATGGCCGATGTCATCCAGGAACGACTGCGTCTCAAAACGGATATTCCTGCCCTGTTATGGAAGGACGGATGGGAGGATTATTCCCCGATTTATACATCGACTTACAGTCAAAGCTTCGGTTGTATCGCCCACACGCTGGAAACTAATTTCCCGAACGAGGAAGGCGCGGCCGTCACACATTGCGGCGCGCTCGGCTCTTTGCTCTATGCGATCGAGCATAAAAACGAGCTGTTGATCAATCAATGCGAGTACTTTCGGCGTGGAATTACCGGAAGCACCAAGGCGAAACCAGGCCCGGCCTTCTATGTCATCCCCTATGACCAAGAAACCCAGCGCGATCTGTCCGTCACCAAAAACATGCTGGAAATTTTGCTCCGCAACCGTATCCGCGTCTACCGGTCGATCCCTTCCGGCGATTATGTCATCCCTACCGCACAGCCATTGCGGGGATTGATTCACAATCTGCTCTGGAAAGGAGAAGATGTCACGGAACAGGCTGAAAATATGTATGATGTGTCCTTCTATTCCCATCCCGTCATGAGGGGGATTACGGCAATTGAGCTGAATCAGCTGGCGGACGGAACGGGGCTGAGCGAAGTATCCGAGATCGCCGCCATTGCCGGCGTATTCACAAGCGATGACTCCCTCAGTCATTACTCCTTCTCCTCTGGCACAAATGACTCCATCAAGCTAGTTCACTTTCTTCTCAGACGAAACATCACCGTTTATCGAGCCTCTCATTCCACGGAGCACGCAGAAGCCGGCGATTTCTTTTTCAAGAAGACTGCAGACGAAGCTTGGCTGGAAGACTTCCTATCTGGGCAAGACATCCGAATGAGAGCAGCAGCCGCACTGCCCTCTGAAGCGCATGTCGTGCGATCGCCCAAAGTGCTGATCGTTTCGGACAGCGGAGGTGTATACGAAGTACTGAAAGATTGGGGATTCAACGCGGATTTCCTCCCCTTCTCCGAGCTGAACGGCGGTTATGAGATCAAGCCCGAAGAGTACGATGTGTTCCTGCTCGGAGGGACGAGGCTGCATCTGTGGAGCGACCCATTCGACGATTCGCAGATCGGGGTCGGTTACGGCAATACATGGGCGCTGCGCCAGCGTGGACGGGATGAGGTACTCCGCGCCGCCGGTCTGTTTGACAACCTGATTATGTACGGGTACTCCGGAATGATTGTGAACGAAACGCTCGGCTTCATTCCAGGCGCAAGCTCGCTGCTGAAGGGAAGCGAGCATAAAAACGAGCATGAGGACTGGCATTTGAATACAAGCAGCGGCTCTTTCAACATGACATTCGACCCAACCGATCCGATCGGCTACGGCTTTAACCCCAAGGAAACGTTTTATCTTGTCGGACCTCATGGACTCGTAGCCTCGGCAGAAGCAAAAGCCCCCGTGTCGTTTGCAGCGCCTTCCTTCATTAATGGGTGGTGTAAAAACGAAGATGCCTACTGCGGAAATCCGGCTGTTCTTTACACGCAGCAAAACGGCCGGACTAACGTGCTTATGGGTATCGATCCATGCTTCCGGAAATATACCGACGCCTCTTTTCACATAATGGCAAACACCCTGTTACTAACCGCTTACGCATAA
- a CDS encoding glutamate dehydrogenase (NAD(P)+) — MQNEPYLIVEWNDTETEAKGWLCVYNFVNHYAGGGTRMHPTVTKEEVVRLAKTMAYKYKACESITTGGCKGGIAYDYKAPDAKDVLRRYLIAMSPYLKAGVSLGGDLGVDYGEVLRFFDETGIGLPQTKEMRDNPRIQQGIQDHDDMVSMKYDDFLMYDMVTGYGIGYSADEAWKFKGGHSGARVVVQGFGCAGASCALLMTKLGYKVVGIADANGMVVCERGLDVKKLIDTKLPKGEMNPDYFDSDYRIIPNTEWLDVDCDILIPVALEDVINASNAHRVRAQLVVEGANIPVSVEGERILAKREVDIVTDFVANLGAIRFYDVIIFGLVEKSPQAVVDDIEQLCRRNTRKIFELAKLRGLTQREVAFDIFAPDQSDHPDF; from the coding sequence ATGCAAAATGAACCTTACCTGATTGTGGAGTGGAATGACACGGAGACGGAAGCGAAAGGCTGGCTGTGCGTCTACAATTTTGTGAACCACTATGCAGGCGGTGGAACGCGAATGCATCCTACGGTCACAAAAGAGGAGGTCGTTCGTCTAGCCAAAACGATGGCCTACAAATACAAGGCTTGTGAATCCATCACGACCGGCGGCTGCAAAGGCGGTATTGCCTACGATTACAAAGCTCCGGACGCCAAAGACGTCCTGCGCCGATATTTAATCGCCATGTCCCCTTATCTGAAGGCTGGTGTATCACTCGGCGGAGATTTGGGCGTTGATTACGGCGAAGTGCTCCGCTTTTTTGATGAGACGGGCATCGGCCTGCCGCAAACGAAAGAAATGCGCGATAACCCGCGCATTCAGCAAGGCATTCAAGATCATGACGACATGGTTTCAATGAAATACGATGACTTCCTCATGTATGACATGGTGACCGGTTACGGCATCGGCTACTCAGCCGATGAAGCCTGGAAGTTCAAGGGAGGCCACTCTGGAGCCCGTGTTGTTGTACAGGGCTTCGGATGCGCTGGCGCCAGCTGCGCTCTGCTGATGACAAAGCTTGGCTACAAAGTTGTCGGCATCGCCGATGCAAACGGCATGGTTGTCTGCGAGCGTGGACTCGATGTAAAAAAACTGATCGATACGAAACTCCCAAAAGGCGAGATGAACCCCGACTATTTTGATTCCGATTACCGCATTATCCCCAATACAGAGTGGCTTGACGTGGACTGCGACATTCTCATTCCGGTCGCTCTTGAAGATGTCATCAACGCCTCCAATGCACATCGCGTACGGGCTCAGCTGGTCGTGGAAGGAGCCAACATCCCCGTCTCGGTAGAGGGTGAACGCATTCTCGCTAAGAGGGAAGTCGATATCGTAACCGATTTTGTAGCCAATCTGGGAGCGATCCGTTTCTATGACGTCATCATTTTCGGACTCGTGGAGAAATCCCCTCAAGCAGTCGTTGACGATATCGAGCAGCTCTGCCGACGGAACACACGCAAAATTTTCGAGTTAGCCAAGCTTCGCGGGCTGACACAACGCGAGGTCGCCTTCGATATCTTTGCCCCTGATCAATCGGATCACCCCGATTTTTAA
- a CDS encoding MraZ protein, translating into MFLGEHQHSLDDKGRLTVPSKFRDNLGPVFIVTRGLDNCLFVYPMEEWKQLEQKIRQLPLMKADARAFSRFFFSGAVELELDKQGRVNLPNHLTEYAKLEKDCMVLGVSSRVEIWSKPVWEGYYEQSEEAFNDIAEKLVDFDIQF; encoded by the coding sequence ATGTTTCTTGGAGAACATCAGCACAGCTTAGATGACAAAGGCCGCCTTACTGTACCGTCCAAATTCCGCGATAATCTAGGTCCTGTTTTCATCGTAACCCGCGGGCTCGACAACTGCCTGTTTGTGTATCCGATGGAAGAATGGAAACAACTTGAGCAAAAGATTCGCCAGCTCCCGCTTATGAAGGCGGACGCACGTGCGTTTAGCCGCTTTTTCTTTTCAGGCGCGGTGGAATTGGAGCTCGACAAACAGGGAAGGGTAAATTTACCCAATCATTTGACGGAGTATGCGAAGCTGGAGAAGGATTGCATGGTGCTCGGCGTATCTAGCCGGGTGGAGATCTGGAGTAAGCCGGTTTGGGAAGGTTACTACGAGCAGTCGGAAGAAGCCTTCAACGACATTGCTGAAAAATTGGTGGATTTCGACATTCAATTCTGA
- a CDS encoding 16S rRNA (cytosine1402-N4)-methyltransferase: MFHHITVLKEEAVDGLNIKPDGIYVDCTLGGAGHSELIASRLGPGGRLIAFDQDDWAHENAQVRLAPYLDRVTLVRGNFRYLQEQLMLLPEVPKVNGVPQVDGILFDLGVSSPQLDEAERGFSYNHDAPLDMRMDRESDLTAHEIVNTWDEKEIARILFVYGEEKFSRQIARAIIKQRATAEIMTTNELAELVKSGIPAAARRTGGHPAKRSFQALRIAVNDELRAEEEALQQAVACAAPGGRISVITFHSLEDRICKQLFVGYLAKCTCPPAFPHCVCGSKGTLRLVSRKPILPSEEELEANPRSRSAKLRVAEKLPLS; this comes from the coding sequence TTGTTTCATCACATTACAGTTTTAAAAGAAGAGGCTGTAGATGGTCTCAATATTAAGCCAGACGGAATTTATGTCGATTGTACACTCGGAGGCGCCGGCCACAGTGAGCTGATCGCTTCCCGCCTTGGTCCAGGAGGAAGGCTTATCGCCTTTGACCAGGACGACTGGGCGCATGAGAATGCGCAGGTTCGGCTAGCTCCCTATTTGGACCGAGTAACGCTGGTACGGGGCAACTTCCGCTACTTGCAGGAGCAACTGATGCTGCTGCCCGAGGTGCCGAAGGTGAACGGTGTGCCTCAAGTCGACGGTATTCTGTTCGATCTTGGCGTCTCAAGTCCACAGCTGGATGAAGCAGAACGCGGCTTCAGCTACAATCATGACGCTCCGCTCGATATGCGTATGGATCGGGAGTCTGATTTGACCGCTCACGAAATCGTGAACACATGGGATGAGAAGGAGATTGCCCGGATTCTGTTTGTATACGGAGAAGAGAAGTTCTCCCGGCAGATCGCCAGGGCTATCATCAAACAGCGTGCAACTGCCGAAATTATGACGACAAATGAACTTGCCGAGCTAGTTAAGTCCGGAATCCCTGCCGCAGCCCGGCGTACGGGCGGCCATCCGGCAAAGCGCAGCTTCCAGGCGCTGCGGATTGCTGTCAACGACGAGCTGCGAGCGGAGGAAGAAGCGCTCCAGCAGGCCGTTGCGTGTGCAGCACCAGGCGGCAGAATTTCGGTCATTACGTTCCATTCGCTGGAGGATCGGATTTGTAAGCAGCTTTTTGTTGGTTATTTGGCCAAATGCACCTGTCCGCCTGCTTTCCCGCACTGTGTATGCGGCAGCAAAGGTACACTCCGGCTCGTATCTCGCAAGCCGATCTTGCCATCGGAAGAGGAGCTTGAGGCTAATCCTCGCTCCCGCTCGGCCAAGCTGAGGGTAGCGGAGAAGCTGCCCCTATCCTGA